Genomic DNA from Azospirillum brasilense:
CTGTCGCCGAGGTTCTCGGATTCCTTCTGCGTCTTCTCGCTGACCTCGGCCAGCCGCTCGATGTCCTTGATGTAGGCGGTCCACCCGGCACGGCCCCGGCGCAGCATCGGCAGCAGCGCCTCGACCCCGAAGATCTGGGCAATCTTCGCTTGGGTCTGCGGCGCGGTCTGGCGGGCGATTGCCTCGGCGAGGTCGCCCAGCGCCGCCTCCGCGTCGACGGCGCCGTCCTTGGTCCGCCGCGTCACGATGCCCAGCGTGTTGAGCATGGCGGCGGCCTCGTTGTTCCGGCCGAACGCCGCGTCCTGCAGCGTGGTGGCCAGCCCGCGCAGACTGCCGGTCATGTCCTCGGCGGAGAGACCGGCCAGCGTCGCCGCGCCCTGGAGCGTCCGCAGCCGGCCCGGCAGGACACCGATGCCCGCCGCTGCGTTGGCCGTGACGACGCCGACCTGCCCCCAGTTGGCGATCAGGGCGGCGGCCCCGGCCAGCGTGCCGGCACCGCCGATCAGGGCCATGGTGCTGTTGCCGCCGAAGGCCCCAAGCCCACGCGCCGCCCCGAACAGAGAGGTGGCGGCCGACGCCGCGCTGCGGTCGAGGCGCTCGAAGCCCCTGGTGTCGTCAAGGTCGCGCAGCCGCGAACCGATCTGGGCCAGGGGCTTGGGAATTCTCGACAGCGCCGACCCGACGCCACCGATGATCGAGCTGGCCCGGTCCCGCGCGGTGATCAGGATTTGAAACTGGTTCGCCATCTCGGTCCTACCGGCCGCGCTCGGCCTTCAGCATGCGCACGGCCTGGCCGTGCCACCACATCAGTTCCCGCCACGTCAGGGACCACGCCTCGCGCGGTCCCCAGTGGTAGAATCGGGTCACTTCGGCGACGGCGTCTCGCCAGTCGCCGGGGAGTTGATAAAAACCGCCAGAAAGTCGCGGGCCTCCTTGGCATCGCGGTAGCCGATCTTGCGGACGGCTTGGACCTCTATCCCGGTCACCGCGGCAATCAGGAAGATGTCGGAGGTCACGCCCTCGTGCTTACAAGCATCAGCGAACTCGCCGAGGGTCGGCTCCCGCAGTTGCAACTCGCTGTAGGTCCTGCCAGCGAACTCCACCGGCTTGCGCAGGATGATGGTCTTCTCGTCGGGATGGGACGACATTTACGCTTCCTCCACCTGGGGCCCTTCGAAACGCGTCTTGAACGTGCCTTCGGCCGTGTTGACGTCCAAATCGCCGACTTGCCACATGTTCCGACCACAGACGGTCTTACCGTTGGCGAGTTCCAGGACGACGGTGACGTTCGTCATCGCGTTGATTCCGGCGACGATCAGGTCGCCGGCGTCGCGGAACGTGCCCTCGATGAAGCCGGCGCGCGGCATCTCCTTGTAGCCGTGGACACCGTCCTGACCGGCGAGGGTTTCGCGGTTGACGTTGCTCGGGTTGTAGGCGGCGTCAGCGGTCAGCATGTACGTCGTGCCGTCGACCGTGATGTAGGCGATGCCGGCAAGCCGGCGGCTGGTGTCGGCCATGGTATGGGCCCTCCCTTACTGGAGCCGGAACTGCGCGAGCAGCGCGAAGATCCGGAGCTGGTTGATCAGGGTGCCCGGCCACAGCACGTTCACCCGGTTGGGGTTCGTGCGGTCCTTCTCGACGATCAGATCGCGCTTGAAGGCGTCGCCGTTCTGCACGTGACCGGCCTGCTCCAGCTCGCGGTACCGGGCGATCAGGTCCATGCGGATGATGTTCGGGGTGACGACGTTCGCCCCCGGTCCGAAGCGGGTGCCGTCGGCGGCCAGCTTCATCCGGGCATACTTGCTGGTGATGACCGAACGCAGCTCGCGCAGCACGTAGGCGAGCAGGAACATGGTCTCGATCTGCAGATAGCTGTCGTCGGCGGCGCCGAAGGCGTTCTTCTGGTAGGTCGTGACCACGTTCTCCAGCCGCACAGTGCCGTCGTCGCCGACGATGCAGGTCGACACGCCGTCCCACAGCAGGACATTCCGGTCGGTCAGGGCGAAGCGGGACGCGATCGGCGGCGCCAGCGTCTTCGTCAGGGCCAGCGTCTGGAGCGGCGTGCCGGGGTCCGCGCGCAGCGAGACGGCGGCGGTGCCAGCGAAATCGGCGGCGATGATCCAGGCCGGGGTCGGTGTGTCGTAGATGCCCAGCACCGAGACATGCTGATCGTTGCGCCCGGTCCCGAAGGTGGTGAGGGTGCCGAGGCTGCCCACCTTGGCCGCGAAGCCGTGGCCATAGAGCTGGCGGGACCAGGACCAGCGGCCCGTGGCGTCGGACAGCAGCGTCTTCAGCGCATCCAGGCTGGCGGTGTCCGTGTAGGGGAATACGATGAAGTCGAAGGGCTGGTCGCCCAGGGCGGCGAAGGCGGCGGTCAGGTCCGGCGGCGTAGCGCCATTGGCCATCGCCGTGATGGCGACGGTCAGGCCGGCGGGCGTCGCCTCGCCGCCGGCGGAGCCACGGTAGTTCAGCCGCAGGTCGATGTCGTTTCCGGTGAGCCCCTTGTTCTTGGCCGTGATGGTCACGGTGCCGCTGCCGGCCGAGGCCGTCACGGGGAGGTCGGCGTTGGCCGTGATCGTCGCCGCAAGCGCGGTGGCGACCGCCGCGGCCGTCTGGCTGGCGGTGACCGCTTGGCTGACCAGGACGCCGCCGATGTAGAGGCTGATCACACCGGAGGCCGTGGCCGTGCCTGTCAGCGCCACGGAGCCAGTCGCCGCGACGCCGGAGCCGTGGTCCGTGATCGGCAGATACCAGACCTCGCCGAAGGGATCGGCGGCGCGGTAGGCCGCGGTCATCAGCGCCAGCATGGAGCCCTGCCCGCCAACCGTCTTGGCATCGGCGACGCCCTGACTGATCACCGGGACATTGGCCGTCGCGGTGCCGCCCGAGGTGATCTGCCCGACGATCAGCGTGCGCATGGTCTGCGCGCCGCTGTTGGCACGGCTGTTGTCCACCTCGGCGAAGAACAGCGGGGTCCGCAGGTTCGGCGGAACGTTCTTGAACGGAACGGTCATTGGTTACGCCTCCTCGGCGGGGGACGGCGGGGCCGGCGGGTCGGCCAGCACGACGTCGCGATAGATGTGCAGCAGGCGGTTCCAGTAGTCGGTGGCGGGGACCTCACGCCCTTCCGCGGGCAGGAAATCCCCCAGGTCCGGGTCCCGAATCATCAGGCCCGGCTTGGGTTTCACGAACATGCGTGAGGCTCCGATCAGGAGGTGAAATCGACGTAGACCTGCCCCTCGTCGCGGCCGTCGGGGCCGGAGGTGCGGGGCGCTGGGGTGACGGCGTCGGGGAACGCCGGGTCGACATAGACGCCGGTTGGGTCGAAGGTGCCGGCCATGTCGGCGTGCGCATCCACGACATCGAGGGACTCGGTGATGACCGGCTCGAAGTCCTCGGGGTAGCGGAATGCGAAATCGGCCTGCATGGTGCCGACATGCCGCTTGGTGGCGGAGGAGAACTCCGGCTCATCGCAGCGGAACTCCGCGATCTGCTCAACATTCCGCAGGATCGCGTCGTTGGTCAGAATCGCTGCCTTGACCTGCCACCACAGGGTCGAGAGGACATCACCGACGTCGTCGGCGTCCTGCCCGTCCTTGCCCTCCACCCGGAAGTCGATCGTTACGAAGGCGACCGTGTGGAAGGCCGGGAAACCCAGCGGTCCCCGGCTCACACCGCTTTCCCTGCCCCCGTAGACCAGCAGGCCGGGCATGTCCTTGCTGGTGACCGGCCAGTCCCGACGGGGGAACACGCGATCCTCGGCCAGCGTGCGGTTCAGCAGCGCCTGAACCACCAGCTGGCGGATCGTCTCCGAATGAGCGGTCATCCCGACACCCAATTCAGCGGCAGGAGTGCCCAACCGTGGCCATCCGGGTTGACGTTGGAGACGGTATAAGTCGCCCCGGTGCGAACGATGGTAAGCCGGTCGCCGGTGTCCGGCTGGTTCGCCCCAAAGTCGGAGAGCCGCACGCCCAGGACCGGGAACACCGACGAGACCGGCTGGCCGTCCACGTCCGCGACCTCGGCATAGGACTCGTCGAACACGCCGGAGACGGTGAAAGGCGCTCCAGAGGAGGGCTGATACAGCACCTCCTCCGCGAAGGCCTCGGCGACGGGGCCGTGGGTCAGGTCGTCCCAGTCGATCATGGCGAGCCCCTACAGCCCGGCCTTGATGAAGGTCGGGCCGTCGCCGAACGACGGTTGCGGGGCGCCGGGCGTGATGAGATACCCGAGCTTCCGCAGCCGCTGGATCTCGGTGACCGGCATCTCGACTTCCGTTCCGGGGCCGTACTTCGCCTTGCCGTCGTCGATCGAGCGGCCCTTCGCGACGGTGCCACGGCCGAGCTGCTCCGGCTGCTGAGAGAGAGCCTCAGTCTCCTCCGGCGCTCCGGCCGCCTTGTTGGGCGCGGCCATCACTGCACCTCGGCGTCGCAGACGGTGGCGGCCAGGGCGGCGTTGACCCGACCCGGGATCGTGATCGGAGCCGACTGCATCATGATCAGGCGCTGCGGCGGGTCCTCTTCCACCCAGGTTTTCGGCGCGAAGGGTAGAGACTGATAGGAAAATTTCGGGTCCAGGATCATGCCGAAGGCACGCGTGCCCATCATGTCGGGTCCGGACATGATGACCGTGCCGTCGGCCAGCATCGGCTGCTCGACTCCCGCTTCATCGATGAACCACTCATTGTAGAGCCAGAGGTTGTACTGGCCCCAGCGCCCTTTGAAGACGCCGCCGCGATCGATGTTCGGGCCGTTGTCGATCAGACCAGCCGTCTCGCCCAGCTTCGGGTAATAAATGGCGCCCTGGACACCCTCGGCATTCAGGAACTTCAGCCACGGCGACGTGGTGAAGATGATGTCGGTGGCCTTCGCGCCCGACTTCTTGAGGATCTGGTGCTGCCAGTGCTCGATGCACTTGGTCGGAATCGGGTCGCGGCCGTCGGGGTTGAAGTTGGCCGCGACGCCCCACTTGTTGGACCCGGTCAGCGCGACCGACAGGCTCGCGTCGCGGCCGAAGTCGACCACCACCGTCTCGAACCCATCGCCGGAGATGGTGACCGTGCCGGTCGACAGAACCTGCGCCGCCATCCACTCGATGCGGCGGGTCAGGATATCGACCTGATCGGTCATCTCCATCTCGAGGTTGGCCATTTCGCGCTCGGCGCCGGTCATGTCGCCGCCGATGCGCTCGCCGATCATGCGGCGAACGGGCTTGCGCAGGTCGGGCGCACGCTTGTCCTTGATGTAGGCCGGCTTGAAGCTGTTGGTCTGAATGCGGCGCTGCTCGACCAGCTTTCCCTGCACCAAGGGGCTCACGAAGGGCGCCATCCGGCGCAGGCCGACATCGACGTCCATCGAGACGTACTCGGAATCGGACACGACGAGGTTCGGAAAGAAGCGGTCGAGCAGAAACGAGGTCGACCGCTTGAGGTTCGGCACCACCGCGATCAGCGTGTTGGTGTCGTACACGAAGCTGTTATTCCCGGACATGGCGGAACTTCTCCAAAGAAAACCCCCGCCAAGGCGGGGCGTTCATTGCAGGCTGGTGGGTCGCGATCAGGTGGGATCGGCGGCCGAGACGGACGTCTTCAGGAAGATGCTGCGGGTGCGCAGCTTGTTCTTGACGCTGGCGGCGGTGTGGCCGGAGCCGAACGTCATGGCCCGCTCGTTGAACTCGCCGGTCAGGTAGATCGGGGCAGCGAAGTCGCCGCCGGTGGCATCGGCGTGATCGGCGAGGACGGCGACGGGTTCCTGGCTGCCGTCGGTCGCCGCGGCAGCACTCAGCTTGTACTTGCCCGAGCCGGCCGCGACGGTGATCGTGAACTTGTCGCCCACGATGAAGTCGGTGGCGCCGTCGGCGATCACGAACTTGATGTCGTCGCTGAAGGTCGCGCCGACCGCGACGTCGCCCAGGACGAAGCCGTCGGGGTCCTCGACGCGGAAGGTGCCGCCGTTGCTCGCGGCGGCGACGCACGTCGCGGTGTAGATACCCACCTTGGCGCCGGCGAGGACGGGCGTGGAGGCGTCCATCGTGATCGTGCCGTTGCCGGTGTTGCCGGCGCCGGAGGTGGTGGCCGTTCCGACGGTGATCATGCCCAGCAGAGAACCGCGCGCCAGCACCTGACCGGACAGGATCGTCACGGTGTCGGTCACCAGCGGGAAGCGGCCGGCGATCAGCTGATCCGGCACGTAGGTTTCGGCGCGGACGCCCGGGGTGGAGGCGTTGTCGCCGATGGTGGAGATGGAGAGACTCATCGTGCGTGCTCCTTACTTCTCGCCGCGGCGCTTCTTGCCGGCCTCGATGATCGCGGCGGCGACGGCGGCGGGCGACTTGGGATCGGCGGCCTGCTGCTGGGGAGCCGTGGCGCCGACCTTCGGGTTGGGGACGGACGCCAT
This window encodes:
- a CDS encoding phage tail sheath subtilisin-like domain-containing protein; its protein translation is MTVPFKNVPPNLRTPLFFAEVDNSRANSGAQTMRTLIVGQITSGGTATANVPVISQGVADAKTVGGQGSMLALMTAAYRAADPFGEVWYLPITDHGSGVAATGSVALTGTATASGVISLYIGGVLVSQAVTASQTAAAVATALAATITANADLPVTASAGSGTVTITAKNKGLTGNDIDLRLNYRGSAGGEATPAGLTVAITAMANGATPPDLTAAFAALGDQPFDFIVFPYTDTASLDALKTLLSDATGRWSWSRQLYGHGFAAKVGSLGTLTTFGTGRNDQHVSVLGIYDTPTPAWIIAADFAGTAAVSLRADPGTPLQTLALTKTLAPPIASRFALTDRNVLLWDGVSTCIVGDDGTVRLENVVTTYQKNAFGAADDSYLQIETMFLLAYVLRELRSVITSKYARMKLAADGTRFGPGANVVTPNIIRMDLIARYRELEQAGHVQNGDAFKRDLIVEKDRTNPNRVNVLWPGTLINQLRIFALLAQFRLQ
- a CDS encoding major capsid protein, with protein sequence MSGNNSFVYDTNTLIAVVPNLKRSTSFLLDRFFPNLVVSDSEYVSMDVDVGLRRMAPFVSPLVQGKLVEQRRIQTNSFKPAYIKDKRAPDLRKPVRRMIGERIGGDMTGAEREMANLEMEMTDQVDILTRRIEWMAAQVLSTGTVTISGDGFETVVVDFGRDASLSVALTGSNKWGVAANFNPDGRDPIPTKCIEHWQHQILKKSGAKATDIIFTTSPWLKFLNAEGVQGAIYYPKLGETAGLIDNGPNIDRGGVFKGRWGQYNLWLYNEWFIDEAGVEQPMLADGTVIMSGPDMMGTRAFGMILDPKFSYQSLPFAPKTWVEEDPPQRLIMMQSAPITIPGRVNAALAATVCDAEVQ
- a CDS encoding phage tail assembly protein yields the protein MSSHPDEKTIILRKPVEFAGRTYSELQLREPTLGEFADACKHEGVTSDIFLIAAVTGIEVQAVRKIGYRDAKEARDFLAVFINSPATGETPSPK
- a CDS encoding head-tail joining protein, whose translation is MIDWDDLTHGPVAEAFAEEVLYQPSSGAPFTVSGVFDESYAEVADVDGQPVSSVFPVLGVRLSDFGANQPDTGDRLTIVRTGATYTVSNVNPDGHGWALLPLNWVSG
- a CDS encoding DUF2635 domain-containing protein, whose protein sequence is MFVKPKPGLMIRDPDLGDFLPAEGREVPATDYWNRLLHIYRDVVLADPPAPPSPAEEA
- a CDS encoding phage tail tube protein produces the protein MADTSRRLAGIAYITVDGTTYMLTADAAYNPSNVNRETLAGQDGVHGYKEMPRAGFIEGTFRDAGDLIVAGINAMTNVTVVLELANGKTVCGRNMWQVGDLDVNTAEGTFKTRFEGPQVEEA
- a CDS encoding head decoration protein encodes the protein MSLSISTIGDNASTPGVRAETYVPDQLIAGRFPLVTDTVTILSGQVLARGSLLGMITVGTATTSGAGNTGNGTITMDASTPVLAGAKVGIYTATCVAAASNGGTFRVEDPDGFVLGDVAVGATFSDDIKFVIADGATDFIVGDKFTITVAAGSGKYKLSAAAATDGSQEPVAVLADHADATGGDFAAPIYLTGEFNERAMTFGSGHTAASVKNKLRTRSIFLKTSVSAADPT